One stretch of Paenibacillus sp. FSL R5-0341 DNA includes these proteins:
- a CDS encoding helix-turn-helix transcriptional regulator, with product MEPANSIREQLTQFINKNSMTLSRFSEVSGMNTGTISRILHGNRPISVSQLIAISSGMGVAADHFFADYVEECFAYSVSMRRIRPFILRSAELNRLDCIEQILHRLLDDLDYATELFEMAEQLFERNQRSAAALLYKSVSEVEKYQHSERLAMCQYRLFLIAQGENLEENLRTAILFEPYVDRLDDGYQLDALKHLIHSFGSVHKWNKVNELANKMLHLAQIQYEAPRNRKRKDQELKRTERPLYFYILYSWLVQSTVYEEHRDYVRALDFVKLYADGQRWVKEDDEESRRILKQFEEWAVANTYLYRLMSGEVDVIPDYVDYIEGRKDEIFIALRYIVQAANKFDVNIDHILDRFSDHIPLRTYKTEFGEYNHAIMGESYAQFLSDLGVYNLSKHRRNAINLILEGLHFSVKINSDRNIITCMTLFEQYRDQADSVATQKFKSLTSEVHRINAEKMVVTSISM from the coding sequence TTGGAACCTGCAAATTCAATTCGGGAGCAATTAACCCAGTTTATCAATAAGAACAGCATGACGCTCTCCCGATTCTCGGAAGTATCTGGCATGAATACAGGAACAATTAGTCGTATTTTACATGGGAATCGTCCCATATCCGTGAGTCAGTTGATTGCGATCTCATCAGGAATGGGCGTGGCAGCAGATCATTTTTTTGCCGACTATGTGGAAGAATGTTTCGCTTACTCCGTCTCCATGCGGCGGATCAGACCTTTTATTCTCCGAAGTGCGGAGTTAAATCGGCTGGATTGCATTGAACAGATTCTTCATCGGCTACTGGACGACCTGGATTATGCGACAGAACTATTTGAGATGGCAGAACAGTTGTTTGAACGGAATCAGCGGTCTGCCGCAGCGTTGTTATATAAGAGTGTGAGTGAAGTTGAGAAATATCAGCATTCCGAACGGCTTGCGATGTGTCAGTATCGGTTGTTTTTAATTGCACAAGGAGAGAACCTGGAGGAAAATCTAAGAACGGCTATCCTGTTTGAGCCCTATGTTGACCGGTTGGATGACGGATATCAACTGGACGCGCTGAAACATTTGATTCATTCTTTCGGCTCAGTGCATAAGTGGAACAAGGTTAATGAACTTGCCAACAAAATGCTTCATTTAGCCCAAATACAGTATGAGGCACCTAGAAATCGTAAACGTAAGGATCAGGAGCTGAAACGAACAGAGCGACCACTATACTTTTATATATTGTACTCCTGGTTAGTCCAATCCACTGTATATGAGGAGCATAGGGACTATGTCCGAGCACTCGACTTTGTGAAGTTATATGCTGACGGACAAAGATGGGTGAAAGAGGACGATGAAGAGTCCCGTCGTATATTGAAGCAGTTTGAAGAGTGGGCTGTAGCTAATACCTATCTCTATCGTTTAATGTCTGGCGAAGTGGATGTTATTCCCGATTATGTAGACTATATTGAGGGACGTAAAGACGAAATCTTCATCGCCCTTCGATATATAGTACAAGCTGCAAATAAATTTGACGTTAATATTGATCACATTTTGGATCGCTTCTCTGATCATATCCCCTTACGTACGTACAAGACTGAATTTGGGGAGTACAATCATGCGATTATGGGCGAGAGTTACGCACAGTTTTTAAGTGATTTAGGAGTATATAATCTTAGCAAACATCGTCGTAATGCAATTAATCTAATTTTGGAAGGTTTGCATTTTTCAGTTAAAATAAATAGTGATCGGAATATCATCACGTGTATGACCCTGTTTGAGCAATACAGGGATCAGGCCGATTCAGTTGCAACACAAAAATTCAAATCTCTAACAAGTGAGGTGCATCGGATCAATGCAGAAAAAATGGTCGTTACTTCTATTTCTATGTAG
- a CDS encoding lactonase family protein: protein METVTTQETLFYTGTYASADEPGIFLCALNADTGEMRIVNHMEGVSNPSYLALCPDGNCLYVASETDEGEVLVYRRDAATSELHLMDRKQTRGASPCYVSVAKDGQWVFSSNYSSGSVNVFPVGDQGTLGEMSAWVEHTGSGINEERQEGPHAHSIQPDPSGQYAVVCDLGLDQIIVYRLEEGRLVTHRETDQPPGAGPRHLVFHPNSKWAYVINELNNTVTAFLYDERRGEFTAVQHISTLPEGHKGEGTAADIRVSPCGRFLYASNRGDDSIVLYHIDQESGELEAVEWTSTIGQTPRNFNILPGGILVVANQDSNNLVGFHISEEDGRLTHNGFKLELPRPVCIAPVA from the coding sequence ATGGAAACAGTCACAACCCAGGAAACGCTTTTCTATACAGGTACGTATGCTTCAGCAGATGAACCAGGAATATTTCTATGTGCGTTGAATGCGGATACAGGAGAGATGCGAATCGTCAATCACATGGAGGGTGTAAGTAATCCTTCTTATCTGGCGTTATGCCCGGATGGAAATTGTCTGTATGTGGCGAGTGAGACGGATGAGGGAGAAGTGTTAGTCTATCGCAGAGATGCGGCAACGAGTGAGCTGCACCTGATGGATCGAAAGCAGACCAGAGGGGCTTCTCCCTGTTATGTCTCTGTCGCCAAGGATGGTCAGTGGGTGTTCTCATCCAACTATAGCAGTGGCAGTGTCAATGTATTCCCGGTAGGCGATCAGGGAACGCTCGGTGAGATGAGTGCATGGGTGGAGCACACGGGAAGTGGAATCAACGAAGAACGCCAGGAAGGGCCGCATGCGCACTCCATCCAGCCAGATCCGTCTGGACAGTATGCTGTCGTATGTGACCTCGGTCTGGATCAGATCATTGTGTATCGGTTGGAAGAGGGACGTCTGGTTACCCATCGTGAGACGGATCAGCCACCAGGCGCAGGGCCAAGGCATCTTGTGTTCCATCCCAATTCGAAGTGGGCTTATGTAATCAACGAATTGAACAACACCGTTACGGCATTCCTATATGATGAGCGTAGAGGGGAGTTCACTGCGGTGCAGCACATCTCGACACTTCCAGAAGGGCATAAAGGAGAGGGTACGGCTGCAGACATCCGTGTATCTCCATGTGGACGTTTCCTGTATGCATCCAATCGGGGAGATGACAGCATCGTGCTCTATCATATTGACCAGGAGAGCGGCGAGTTGGAAGCTGTAGAGTGGACGTCCACGATTGGGCAGACACCGCGTAATTTTAATATTTTGCCAGGCGGGATTCTGGTCGTGGCGAATCAGGACAGCAATAACCTCGTAGGTTTCCACATCAGCGAAGAGGACGGACGCCTGACGCATAATGGATTCAAGCTGGAACTGCCTCGTCCGGTATGTATTGCGCCTGTGGCATAA
- a CDS encoding rhamnogalacturonan lyase yields the protein MEYLDRGVVAVKTGAGVFVSWRLLGTEGSNVSFNVYRDGTKVNATPITNSTNLQDASGTSSSKYTVRAVVSGTEQAASAAASVWGNNYLSVPLSVPAGGTTPDGVAYTYSANDASAGDLDGDGEYELIVKWDPSNSKDNSQSGYTGEVFIDAYKLNGTRLWRISLGKNIRAGAHYTQFMVYDLDGDGKAEVAMKTADGTKDGTGVVIGDASKDYRNSSGYVLSGPEFLTVFNGQTGKALSTVNYEPARGNVSDWGDNYGNRVDRFLAAIAYLDGERPSLVMARGYYTRTVLVAYNWRNGQLTKQWTFDSNTSGNSGYAGQGNHNLSVADVDGDGKDEIIYGAMAVDDNGKGLYTTGLHHGDAMHLSDLDPDRPGLEVFQVHETPSNAGVEFRDAGTGQLIWGVKTTKDIGRGMAADIDPRYKGAEVWADGSLYTAKGQKIGTTLPSSTNFGIWWDGDLLRELLDSNRIDKWNYANNTTMNLLTASGVSSNNGTKSTPNLQADLFGDWREEVVWRTNDSSALRIYTTTAVTDKRIYTLMHDPVYRLGVAWQNVAYNQPPHTGFYLGEGMNTPPVPNIRYAGR from the coding sequence ATGGAATATCTGGATCGCGGTGTGGTAGCTGTGAAGACCGGGGCAGGTGTGTTTGTCAGTTGGCGGCTTCTGGGAACGGAAGGGTCGAATGTATCGTTTAACGTCTATCGGGATGGAACCAAGGTGAACGCTACGCCCATAACGAACAGCACCAACCTTCAGGATGCGAGCGGGACAAGCAGTTCCAAATACACGGTTCGCGCTGTGGTCAGTGGAACAGAGCAGGCTGCTTCAGCGGCAGCGAGCGTATGGGGCAACAATTATCTATCTGTACCGCTCAGTGTGCCCGCAGGTGGGACAACACCCGATGGAGTAGCCTACACCTACAGTGCCAATGATGCAAGTGCAGGAGACCTGGATGGTGACGGGGAGTATGAATTGATCGTGAAGTGGGACCCCTCCAACTCCAAAGATAACTCTCAGAGCGGTTATACCGGGGAAGTGTTTATCGATGCCTACAAATTAAACGGAACACGCCTCTGGCGGATTAGTCTGGGCAAAAATATACGTGCCGGCGCTCACTACACCCAGTTCATGGTGTATGATCTCGACGGTGACGGCAAAGCCGAGGTTGCGATGAAAACAGCCGATGGTACCAAGGATGGTACTGGCGTGGTCATCGGGGATGCAAGCAAGGATTACCGCAATTCCAGCGGTTATGTGTTGTCTGGCCCCGAATTCCTGACGGTCTTCAACGGTCAGACTGGCAAGGCGCTCTCCACGGTGAACTACGAACCGGCACGTGGCAATGTGTCCGACTGGGGAGATAACTACGGCAACCGGGTGGACCGATTCCTTGCTGCAATTGCTTATCTGGATGGGGAGCGTCCAAGTCTGGTCATGGCGCGAGGGTACTACACCCGGACAGTGCTCGTGGCTTATAACTGGCGAAATGGACAGCTGACCAAGCAATGGACGTTTGATTCCAATACATCTGGCAATTCGGGTTATGCCGGGCAAGGAAATCACAATCTGAGCGTGGCGGATGTGGATGGAGATGGGAAGGATGAGATCATCTATGGTGCCATGGCGGTGGACGATAACGGCAAAGGATTGTACACGACAGGACTTCATCATGGCGATGCCATGCATCTGAGTGACCTCGACCCGGACCGCCCTGGACTTGAGGTATTTCAGGTCCATGAGACACCGTCCAATGCCGGAGTGGAGTTCCGGGATGCAGGTACAGGTCAGTTAATCTGGGGAGTCAAAACAACGAAGGATATTGGACGTGGCATGGCGGCAGACATCGATCCAAGATATAAAGGTGCCGAAGTATGGGCAGACGGCAGTCTGTATACGGCCAAAGGGCAGAAAATCGGGACAACCCTGCCGTCCTCCACGAATTTTGGGATCTGGTGGGATGGTGATTTGCTCCGTGAACTGCTGGACAGCAACCGAATCGACAAGTGGAACTATGCCAATAACACAACGATGAACCTGCTCACCGCTTCCGGCGTATCTTCGAACAACGGAACCAAGTCTACGCCGAATCTGCAGGCCGATCTGTTCGGGGACTGGAGAGAAGAAGTAGTATGGCGGACGAATGACAGTTCGGCGCTACGGATCTACACCACAACAGCAGTGACGGACAAACGCATCTATACGCTGATGCATGATCCGGTGTACCGTCTTGGCGTCGCTTGGCAAAATGTAGCCTACAATCAACCGCCACACACCGGTTTTTATCTAGGGGAAGGCATGAACACACCACCGGTACCCAATATCCGGTATGCGGGCAGATGA
- the cysT gene encoding sulfate ABC transporter permease subunit CysT: protein MSKVMVARRRTLPGFGLTMGYSVFYLSLVVLIPLAALLFNSTGLTWATMIEVATNPRVLASFQVSFLTAGAAALIDLVLGLLLAWVLVRYEFPGKRLFDAVIDLPFALPTAVAGVALTAIYAGNGWIGQFVEPLGIKLAYSQAGITLALMFIGIPFVVRTVQPVLEELEAEVEEAAATLGAGRWRIFRTILLPDLIPPLLTGFALAFARGIGEYGSVVFISGNMPMKTEIAPLLIMAKLEQFDYAGATAVALLLLLVSFILLLIINSLQRWSRKAGRA from the coding sequence ATGAGCAAGGTGATGGTGGCGCGGAGACGCACATTGCCAGGATTCGGATTAACGATGGGTTACAGTGTGTTCTATCTGAGCCTGGTTGTACTTATTCCATTGGCTGCGCTGTTGTTTAACTCAACAGGGCTGACGTGGGCAACCATGATTGAGGTTGCGACCAATCCCAGGGTGCTGGCTTCCTTCCAGGTCAGCTTCCTGACCGCAGGTGCAGCGGCCCTGATTGATCTCGTGCTGGGGTTACTCCTGGCATGGGTGCTTGTTCGGTATGAATTCCCTGGTAAAAGGCTGTTTGATGCGGTCATTGATCTGCCTTTTGCCTTGCCGACGGCGGTAGCAGGGGTTGCCCTTACGGCGATCTATGCCGGCAATGGTTGGATTGGACAGTTTGTAGAGCCCTTGGGCATTAAGCTCGCCTATTCACAGGCTGGGATTACGCTGGCGCTGATGTTTATTGGAATTCCGTTCGTGGTTCGTACGGTGCAACCGGTGTTGGAGGAGCTGGAGGCAGAGGTGGAAGAGGCGGCTGCCACACTAGGGGCAGGAAGATGGCGGATATTCCGTACGATTCTGCTGCCTGATCTGATTCCACCACTGCTGACGGGCTTTGCTCTGGCCTTTGCTCGGGGCATCGGTGAGTATGGCTCCGTTGTATTTATCTCAGGCAATATGCCGATGAAAACGGAGATTGCTCCCTTGCTGATCATGGCCAAGCTGGAGCAGTTCGATTATGCAGGAGCTACAGCTGTAGCGTTGCTACTGCTACTGGTCTCTTTCATCCTGCTGCTAATCATTAATTCCTTGCAGCGTTGGAGCCGGAAGGCGGGCAGAGCATGA
- a CDS encoding sulfate ABC transporter substrate-binding protein, translated as MKKRIHKGILVGLALVLTGVLAACGSDSGGSSAAGTSGGAEGGTEKAKAIELLNVSYDPTRELYEQYNKAFAAHWLKEKGQEVTIKQSHGGSGKQSRSVIDGLDADVVTLALGYDIDAIEDKGLINEGWQDKYEHNSSPYTSTIVFLVRKGNPKGIKDWDDLIKGDTQVITPNPKTSGGARWNYLAAWGYALKHNNNDEEKAKEFVGELFKHAPVLDSGARGSTTTFVERGIGDVLLAWENEAFLSVKELGPDKFDIVVPSVSILAEPPVAIVDKNADKKGSRDVADAYLKYLYSEEGQTIAAENYYRPTLDSVEEKFKDQFPALELFTLKDVFGTWRDTQAKHFNDGGIFDQIYVPGS; from the coding sequence ATGAAAAAGAGAATTCACAAGGGTATTTTGGTTGGTCTGGCACTGGTGTTAACAGGGGTACTGGCAGCATGCGGATCGGATAGCGGCGGGTCCAGTGCGGCAGGAACATCAGGGGGAGCAGAAGGCGGTACAGAAAAGGCCAAAGCTATCGAGCTGCTGAATGTTTCCTATGATCCAACGCGGGAACTCTATGAGCAATATAACAAAGCGTTTGCGGCGCATTGGTTGAAAGAGAAGGGCCAGGAAGTAACCATTAAGCAATCCCACGGGGGATCGGGCAAGCAGAGCCGTTCTGTTATTGACGGACTGGATGCGGATGTGGTGACACTGGCATTGGGATACGATATTGATGCGATTGAAGATAAAGGTCTGATTAATGAGGGATGGCAGGATAAATACGAGCATAACAGCTCTCCGTATACCTCTACGATTGTATTCCTTGTACGTAAAGGTAATCCAAAAGGCATCAAGGACTGGGATGATCTGATCAAAGGGGATACCCAAGTCATCACACCGAATCCCAAAACGTCCGGCGGGGCGCGTTGGAACTACTTGGCGGCATGGGGATATGCCCTTAAACATAATAACAATGATGAAGAGAAAGCGAAGGAATTCGTGGGTGAGCTGTTCAAGCATGCGCCTGTACTGGATTCCGGTGCTCGCGGATCTACGACAACGTTTGTTGAACGTGGCATCGGGGATGTGCTGCTTGCCTGGGAGAATGAAGCGTTCCTATCGGTAAAAGAGTTGGGTCCAGACAAATTCGATATTGTCGTGCCTTCGGTGAGTATCTTGGCTGAACCACCCGTTGCAATTGTGGACAAAAATGCAGACAAAAAAGGAAGCCGCGACGTAGCGGATGCCTATTTGAAATATTTGTACAGTGAAGAAGGACAGACGATTGCTGCTGAAAATTATTACCGCCCAACGCTGGACAGCGTGGAGGAAAAATTCAAGGATCAGTTCCCGGCGCTTGAACTATTCACGTTGAAAGATGTATTCGGCACATGGCGGGATACTCAGGCGAAACATTTTAATGACGGTGGTATCTTCGACCAGATCTATGTTCCAGGCAGCTGA
- a CDS encoding extracellular solute-binding protein — MNINHLRTLCLLIATSILIGLMSGCTFLNREGSQGQQQGHLASAEKDTAPQYTISWTMHQNVAVPEDAEMIAYIEDRFDVDLEVWNLENKRYEELLDMELAQGEIPDLFRIRQPHDLLKYQMQGVLAEISPEVLEQYAPNIVQRIRDYDSRYLEYGKINGSLYGIPAINETNIYRTPVVYREDWLKRLGLDVPKTLEEFETVMYAFAKGDPDGNGKQDTYGLSREGLNVVFGAFGQSVFTEQLYFNENNNNLVIGALQPEMKKALTYMQKWYRDGIIDPEFITGENKGGYKHLSHTFINGKIGMTSMGNYYHWNQEGDYSVLNGNGKETPVGASFNVNELLQKNAAAEVVFGSPVIGPDGQSGSKGNNLLMNFIAIGAEAAKEPGKLEKILEILDYVSANPDPVEQIKMEYGLPGKHWDWSTEASRSFHLLPPYNRIENYTNMIGSSIGMTVPGTPSDKREQWAASAGLTENGIYNRLEVATPALIQYSSELIRMRDRAYISIITGDQPVEYFDTFVEEFMDAGGQQVLLEANHWYNEHKETSHAQ, encoded by the coding sequence ATGAACATCAACCATTTAAGAACGCTATGTCTATTGATTGCTACATCTATTCTTATAGGATTGATGAGCGGTTGTACCTTTCTAAACAGGGAAGGATCACAAGGGCAGCAGCAAGGCCATTTGGCAAGCGCTGAGAAGGATACAGCACCGCAGTATACGATATCCTGGACCATGCATCAAAATGTTGCTGTTCCTGAGGACGCAGAGATGATTGCATATATAGAGGATCGGTTTGATGTCGATCTGGAAGTATGGAACCTTGAGAACAAGCGGTACGAGGAACTGTTGGATATGGAGCTGGCTCAAGGGGAGATACCGGATCTGTTCCGAATCAGGCAGCCGCATGATCTGCTTAAGTATCAAATGCAAGGGGTCCTAGCGGAAATTTCCCCAGAGGTCCTTGAACAATATGCACCAAATATTGTTCAGCGAATTCGCGATTATGACTCACGTTACCTGGAGTATGGAAAAATAAACGGCAGCTTATATGGAATACCGGCCATCAATGAGACCAACATCTATCGAACTCCTGTCGTATATCGAGAGGACTGGCTTAAGCGGCTTGGTCTGGACGTACCGAAGACATTAGAGGAATTTGAAACGGTCATGTATGCCTTTGCCAAAGGTGATCCCGACGGGAATGGTAAACAGGATACGTATGGTCTATCCAGAGAGGGCTTAAATGTGGTGTTTGGCGCTTTTGGACAGTCCGTTTTCACTGAGCAGCTATATTTTAATGAAAACAACAACAATCTCGTGATCGGCGCTTTGCAGCCTGAGATGAAAAAAGCCCTGACTTATATGCAAAAATGGTATCGGGACGGGATTATCGACCCTGAGTTCATAACAGGTGAAAACAAAGGCGGCTATAAACATCTATCCCATACTTTTATTAACGGAAAAATTGGGATGACCTCAATGGGCAACTACTATCATTGGAATCAAGAGGGAGATTACAGTGTCCTCAATGGAAATGGTAAAGAAACCCCCGTGGGAGCCTCGTTCAATGTTAATGAGCTGCTACAGAAGAATGCAGCTGCAGAGGTTGTATTTGGTTCTCCTGTTATTGGTCCGGATGGACAAAGCGGTTCCAAAGGGAACAATCTGCTGATGAATTTTATTGCTATAGGTGCTGAGGCTGCAAAAGAGCCGGGAAAACTGGAGAAAATTTTGGAGATACTCGATTATGTAAGTGCCAACCCCGATCCGGTGGAGCAGATCAAAATGGAGTATGGCCTTCCAGGAAAGCACTGGGATTGGAGCACCGAAGCTTCAAGATCATTCCACTTACTCCCTCCATATAATCGAATAGAGAATTACACCAATATGATCGGTTCAAGTATCGGTATGACTGTTCCAGGTACGCCCTCGGATAAACGTGAACAGTGGGCTGCATCTGCAGGATTAACGGAGAATGGTATCTATAATCGCCTGGAGGTTGCAACCCCTGCCCTGATTCAATATTCATCTGAGCTGATTCGCATGAGAGACAGAGCGTATATCTCCATCATCACTGGCGATCAGCCTGTCGAGTATTTTGATACCTTTGTGGAAGAATTTATGGATGCAGGTGGGCAACAGGTGCTGCTTGAAGCGAATCATTGGTATAACGAGCATAAGGAGACGAGTCACGCGCAATAG
- the cysW gene encoding sulfate ABC transporter permease subunit CysW, whose amino-acid sequence MAGSVPLSPVPPVKTGRGTNRATTEAPWVKWLLIGLASLVLIWLLILPLVIVLMEALKQGWGVYIAALTEPDAMSALKLTLLVAAITVPLNTIFGVAAAWVITKFQFKGKGLMITLIDLPFSISPVVGGLIFVLVFGSNGWFGPWLSEHDIKIIFALPGIVIATLFITFPFVARELIPLMEDQGTREEEAAVTLGASGWRIFWSVTLPNIKWGLLYGIILCNARAMGEFGAVSVVSGHIRGETNTLPLHVEILYNEYQFSASFAVASLLLILALATLLLKSWLGHKAVSEK is encoded by the coding sequence ATGGCGGGTTCCGTTCCACTGAGCCCTGTTCCACCTGTGAAGACTGGCCGTGGAACTAACCGTGCAACAACGGAAGCTCCATGGGTCAAATGGTTGTTGATTGGACTGGCGAGCCTGGTACTCATATGGCTGCTTATTTTGCCACTGGTTATTGTACTCATGGAGGCGTTGAAGCAGGGCTGGGGTGTGTACATCGCCGCTCTTACCGAGCCGGATGCCATGTCTGCACTGAAACTCACGTTATTGGTTGCGGCGATTACAGTGCCGCTGAATACGATATTTGGTGTGGCTGCTGCCTGGGTGATTACCAAGTTCCAGTTCAAGGGCAAGGGACTCATGATCACCCTGATTGATCTTCCCTTTTCCATCTCGCCTGTGGTGGGCGGGTTGATCTTTGTATTGGTCTTTGGTTCCAATGGGTGGTTTGGGCCGTGGCTGTCCGAACATGATATCAAAATCATTTTTGCGCTGCCAGGCATTGTCATAGCAACGTTATTTATTACCTTCCCTTTCGTAGCGAGAGAACTGATTCCGCTGATGGAGGACCAGGGAACCCGGGAAGAGGAAGCGGCGGTTACGCTGGGTGCCTCCGGGTGGCGAATCTTCTGGAGTGTAACTTTGCCCAATATCAAATGGGGACTGTTGTACGGTATTATTCTTTGTAATGCCCGTGCTATGGGTGAGTTCGGAGCGGTATCTGTGGTGTCCGGACATATCCGCGGGGAGACCAATACGCTGCCGCTACATGTCGAAATTTTGTATAACGAATATCAATTCTCAGCTTCATTTGCCGTAGCTTCCCTGCTCCTGATTCTGGCTCTAGCCACGTTGCTTCTCAAGAGCTGGCTTGGACACAAAGCCGTTTCAGAAAAGTGA
- a CDS encoding YezD family protein: MAKPLKVDEVWLDRIAGQLNDMEFGSLHIVVHEGQIVQMERTERKRFENTPSGSASKSGSTARSSSARSLRGSNASAKG, from the coding sequence ATGGCTAAGCCGTTAAAAGTGGATGAGGTATGGTTGGACCGAATTGCCGGACAGCTGAATGACATGGAGTTTGGTTCTTTGCACATCGTGGTGCACGAAGGTCAGATTGTGCAGATGGAGCGGACCGAACGCAAGCGTTTTGAAAACACGCCCTCAGGCAGCGCCTCCAAATCCGGAAGCACGGCACGAAGCAGTTCAGCCCGTTCACTACGCGGATCGAATGCGAGTGCGAAGGGATAG